The following are encoded together in the Humulus lupulus chromosome 5, drHumLupu1.1, whole genome shotgun sequence genome:
- the LOC133777661 gene encoding mRNA export factor GLE1-like: protein MEAERREAKEAAEREANEASSQAAVQKEALGLQTKAKTKESEFEKPINSASAGDITKAAEAALKLEHERLKKLEDLDEGNKALGLNVNKEVSTGVKKLLRESSGQYSDFNILSSLNS, encoded by the exons ATGGAAGCTGAGAGAAGAGAAGCAAAAGAGGCTGCTGAAAGGGAGGCCAATGAAGCGTCAAGCCAGGCTGCTGTTCAGAAGGAAGCTTTAGGATTGCAAACTAAAGCCAAAACCAAGGAAtctgaatttgaaaaaccaataaattCAGCATCAGCAG GTGACATTACTAAAGCTGCAGAAGCTGCACTAAAGTTGGAGCATGAAAGATTAAAAAAGTTGGAAGACTTGGATGAAGGAAACAAGGCATTAGGATTGAATGTAAATAAG GAGGTTTCTACTGGTGTGAAAAAGTTATTGAGGGAATCGTCTGGCCAGTACAGCGACTTCAATATTCTTTCCTCTTTAAATTCTTAG